The Crocosphaera subtropica ATCC 51142 genome includes a window with the following:
- a CDS encoding YqiA/YcfP family alpha/beta fold hydrolase, translated as MTVETHKKCSNQFLYHYMLNHQSKYIYLHGFASSPQSIKAQKFKDLFATENIPLIIPDLNQNDFYHLTLTRQIKQISTYIENEQNPVILIGSSLGGLTAAWTAEKCEKVKQLILLAPAFNFFTNWLENLNQDTLNIWKTQRELSIYHYGYEQELPLSYQFIIDGQTYDETALKYPIPTLIFHGKNDEVIPIESSYNYAKTREWVKLIELDSDHGLTDRIPEIWGKIKTYCTINS; from the coding sequence ATGACAGTTGAAACACACAAAAAATGTTCTAACCAATTTTTGTATCACTATATGTTAAATCATCAATCAAAATATATTTACTTGCATGGATTTGCCTCTAGTCCCCAGTCTATTAAAGCTCAAAAATTCAAGGATCTTTTTGCTACTGAAAATATTCCTTTAATTATCCCTGATTTGAATCAAAACGATTTTTATCATCTAACCTTAACCCGACAAATTAAACAAATATCAACTTATATAGAAAATGAGCAAAATCCTGTTATTTTAATAGGATCAAGTTTAGGAGGATTAACCGCAGCTTGGACAGCAGAAAAATGCGAAAAAGTCAAGCAATTAATTTTGTTAGCCCCTGCTTTTAATTTTTTTACAAATTGGTTAGAAAATTTAAACCAAGATACTTTAAATATTTGGAAAACACAAAGAGAATTATCTATTTATCATTATGGATATGAGCAAGAATTACCCTTAAGTTATCAATTTATTATTGATGGACAAACCTATGACGAAACAGCTTTAAAGTATCCCATTCCTACCTTAATCTTTCATGGTAAAAATGATGAAGTTATCCCCATTGAATCAAGTTATAACTATGCTAAAACAAGAGAATGGGTTAAATTAATAGAACTTGATAGTGATCACGGACTAACTGATAGGATTCCTGAAATTTGGGGAAAGATTAAAACTTATTGTACTATTAACTCTTAA
- a CDS encoding N-6 DNA methylase: MYESDYILETPINYRKEYGQFFTPSLVAKMMTKWVTENKPQTILDPAFGLGVFYEEISQIKLQYQWHFTAYEIDDNILSYLDNIENNNNITILNQDYLASEINYYDAIICNPPYMRFQKFINRHDILPKIEQQIGKKLGGYSNIASIFLIKALQQLNLNGRLAFILPFEFFNTGYGKEIKQTLIENYLLKQIIIFANEKDIFPDATTTICILLCQNDQLKQDIKITNINNTQEIKEIANISNYYHRQLNNSQLPPQKKWTPIILSLVSDQKIPEGFCKLLEYGTFKRGIATGANDFFALTKSQIEQLQLNDNNVCLCITKSNLIKKAIFTDDDLELLIKQDKPIYCLDVKETNTQSVINYIKIGEEKGYHQRYLTKNRQPWYKQEKREPAPILFSVFNRGRLKVIRNFTDAINFTCYHGFYPNIFGTNLIDKLFIYLISDVGQDIIKMNKRSYGNNLDKFEPGDLNNSYCPNIDQFNAMDKQKVNEILELVKIDEKEAILMSNKLIKSIINR, translated from the coding sequence TATTAATTATAGAAAAGAGTATGGGCAATTTTTTACACCTTCTTTAGTTGCTAAAATGATGACTAAATGGGTAACAGAAAACAAACCCCAAACAATACTTGACCCTGCTTTTGGTTTAGGTGTTTTTTATGAAGAAATTAGCCAAATAAAGTTACAATATCAATGGCATTTTACCGCTTACGAAATTGATGATAATATACTTAGTTATTTAGATAATATTGAAAACAATAATAATATTACTATTTTAAATCAAGACTATTTAGCATCCGAGATAAACTATTATGATGCAATTATTTGTAACCCTCCTTATATGCGGTTTCAAAAATTTATCAATAGACATGATATACTCCCAAAAATAGAACAACAAATTGGTAAAAAATTAGGTGGATATTCAAACATTGCTTCTATTTTTCTTATCAAAGCATTACAACAACTCAATCTTAATGGAAGACTTGCTTTTATTCTTCCTTTTGAATTTTTTAATACAGGATATGGAAAAGAAATAAAACAAACACTCATAGAAAATTATTTATTAAAACAGATTATTATTTTTGCTAACGAAAAAGATATTTTTCCCGATGCAACGACTACTATTTGTATTTTATTATGTCAAAATGATCAACTTAAACAAGATATTAAAATAACGAACATTAATAATACTCAAGAAATTAAAGAAATAGCTAACATTAGTAACTATTATCATCGTCAATTAAATAATAGTCAATTACCTCCCCAGAAAAAATGGACACCGATTATTTTATCTTTAGTTTCAGATCAAAAAATTCCTGAAGGTTTCTGTAAACTGTTGGAATATGGTACATTTAAGCGAGGTATTGCCACCGGTGCAAATGATTTCTTTGCGTTAACTAAAAGTCAAATTGAACAATTACAACTTAATGATAATAATGTTTGTTTATGTATCACTAAAAGTAATCTAATCAAGAAAGCTATTTTTACTGATGATGACTTAGAATTACTGATTAAACAAGATAAACCTATTTATTGTTTAGATGTAAAAGAAACAAACACTCAATCAGTAATCAACTATATTAAAATAGGAGAAGAAAAAGGTTATCATCAAAGATATTTAACCAAAAATAGACAACCTTGGTATAAACAAGAAAAACGAGAACCTGCGCCTATTTTATTCAGCGTTTTTAATCGAGGAAGATTGAAAGTGATTCGTAATTTTACTGATGCCATTAATTTTACTTGCTATCATGGTTTTTATCCCAATATTTTCGGAACTAATCTAATTGACAAACTATTTATCTATTTAATCAGTGATGTTGGACAGGATATTATTAAAATGAATAAAAGAAGCTATGGTAATAACTTAGATAAATTTGAACCAGGAGACTTGAATAATAGTTATTGTCCTAATATAGACCAATTTAATGCGATGGATAAACAAAAAGTTAATGAGATTCTCGAACTTGTTAAAATAGATGAAAAAGAAGCCATTTTAATGAGTAATAAATTAATCAAATCAATAATTAACAGATAA